From Indicator indicator isolate 239-I01 chromosome 12, UM_Iind_1.1, whole genome shotgun sequence:
actttggaaacaaaacaatccCTTGCAGCACCAGCTCACTCAGCCCCCTTAGTATTTGTATCAGTGCAAATCAAATGACAAGTGTGAAATGGAAGAAAGGCAAACTCCTTCCATGTTGGAAGGCTTTGCGTGAGAAGAAGGCTTGCCTCACAATAACCTACATTCTCCAAAGCTTCCTGATGGAAGTGATTTATTACAGAAAACAAGTGACTTCCACAGTGAATCATTCTGACTTTTGTTCAAAATGCAATGCAGTTACAAGAATCGTTTACAGAAAACAGTAATTCAAGCTCCCTGCcataaaaagaaacacaacaatGTGACTTAACAGaaatctcaggaaaaaaaggtaacaaaacaaaataacacaaCTCCAACCCCAATCAGTAATATatcaatcaaaagaaaaaatgatCACTTCTGTTACAAtcatcaagaagaaaaaaaagtcactgcaACAAGTTAGCCTCATACAAATATGAATTTTATTTACAATTTTCCAAATTCCCGATCAAATCCAACTTCTCAGTTAAATGTGTAGCATTTCTCCTGTAAAACAAATTCAACATTGTGTTCTTTTTACATCTGCAATATGGAGTCCATAGGTACGTGCTGTTTGGGTCATCTAATGGAACAAATTTAGATCACTACGTCTGTGTTTAATAACATCGAAGGTATTCTGCGAAGACTCTTTCTTCAAAACATATCTGCCTTGGGGACAAACAATTTTGGTAACACTTGCTCATGACAATTAGTTAGGAAGGTTTAAAAACCCAGTATTTTATACCAGGACATACTGTTCACAATATATTTCAGGGGGTGATACTATGTTCATATTGCAAAGTTGCCTGCTCTATAAGCAATGCCACTGAAATTGGACTGAAGATTACCCACAGATTTAGATATTATTCAATGTGAATAAAAATGGCCATTGATGACTTTTACTCAGGTATGTGTAGGTATGGGCCAATCTGTACCTCAGCTGGTACCAATGTAATGTGAAACTTGAAACCACGTGGGTCATTATATTAAAATCTTTTACAACTGTATTGCACATAAGATTCCTCAAAAGCACAAATCTACATTACTGTGTCCTGAACTCAGAATTCACTTGCTAACTCTCATGAATAAAATCAACCAGATGGTAAAATTGTTCATTTTTCTCATCCCAGTGTCTGTGAatgaagagaagagggagaagataTATACACTTTGGAATCCATTcaattatttgtttcttttgcaCGTGATTTGTACTTCAGAGACgaggatttttaaaaaagtaaaataaaaagccaGACAGATCTTGGATTTACCTTTAAAAGTACCtcaaaaacataacaaaaaaaaatcaattgaaTTTTGATACATATTAAAACATTGTAGTCAGTTCTGCCCAACAGCATAACACGACAGAAATGCACAAGACTTTAAACATGCTTTAAAATGACATTCAACaaagtatttaaaatttaataaaTAGCATACAATCACACACAAATACATTTCATACTGGATCTTTAAGCCTACTAAAAACAGACTGgcaaagaataaataaaacagtagttgacatttgttttgtttttataagGTGTAGCTTCTTGTCAGGCTAGTAGCCACATATTAACTTGCTTATCACAAAATTGGAAGttaggagctttttttttttttttttttttttgatcagtTTGCTCCAATCAGTAataccataaaaaaaaattacactaaaagggatttattttttatttttaaagaaccaGTCTGCGCCCAAGTAACCCAGCTTTTAAATACAACGAATAAATAGGGAATTAGTAAAGCAAATTCAATTGCAACAAAAATGCAACACCCCAAGAAAAGAGCCATGGAAATATATAGCCATTGCAATATTAGACAATAATAGTACTTAAAGTGATAGTGCTTGTGCACTAAGCTCATTAGAGACCTTAATATGATTTTAGTGCAAATCAAACAAGCTTCATACCCTACAGTACTAGGAAAAGATCTATTACCAGTTGGAACTTACTCTGtagtgtatttgtacatatcagATATTTAAAGAAACACATTGTAATATCTTCGGCCCTTTTTTACTCCAACTCAAAAACACTAATGACTGGGGATTTACAAACTATTTGGCTGTACCATATTAGATTGCAGTTTAGGAAAGTGAGTGCTAATAAAAGCTTTTGCCATCAGTTTATCTATTAGATAGTTTCACAAATCATTGCATTTTGtacttttgaaagaaaaagaatgctCCTAGAGaaagtttctcctccctttAAGTTCACATTATGATGAAATCCAAGAATATTTAGACAAAGTGTTGTATAAACTCAAAGAAAAGTACATATTTTACATTAACAATCCTTACCAGTATTTAGCATATTAAGTTACAAGTATGTTGGCAATAATACAACAGAGTTGACTcctaaaggaaaataattctgtACAAATCCACCTGTTAATATGGAGTTAAACCGGCAGCCAAATCAGTCCTGAGCAGCCATGTTTCTGGTTTGAACTACGGAATCAAGATAAACTAAATTTGAAACTAAGTGGGGTAACTTCACTGGAAAGAGCAATCAGATTATACTGGATACACATCATGTACTCAGAGCCATTAAAACGTTCATTCTAATAGTTCCATAATGTCATCCAGTATAAGAAATGTTTTATCAACCACAAAGGTTAAAATAGTTTTAACAATGTTGTGtcctggattttcttttttaaactaaaaactAGTTTTACCTTGTGAAGTACAAAACAATGACAGATATTGCTCCAACTTGTACACAATCTTTCCTAAACAATCTGTACCTAGCAGAGTAATAATGCCTCATCGTCACTAGTTTCATTTTTCACTGTTGCTTCTAAGCAAGTGTCAGGTATCTGGGCAGTGTGCACGATGCCACAGCTCTCACAGGGGCCATCTCGACTGCACGACCTTACGCCGTGATGTGTTGCACTGTAAGGCTGTCTAAGCCCTGGTCCTTGATCTGAGCTGAGATCAAGTAGAGGTCTTGAACAGTCATTCACATCAAAGTCTGATGCTACATCAGAGATTGGAATTAACATTTCGACATCATCATCCTCTTCTCTTCCACTTACCCCATTATCGAGCTGTCTCAAAGGACTTTGGTTCTGGTTCACAGAGCTGGATCTCCCCAGAGTGAAACGTACCCAGCGCAGGCCTTGAGTCATGCGGCTCAGGGCGCTACTCAGCTGGTGACGGGCGGGACTGCTGCTCGGGGGCTCCGCACCTGTCACTTCTCTTCCACCATCAGGgttgctgctactgctgctctgagcagaggaACTCCCACACGCTCCAACTGTTGCTTCTATTGCTGTAGTGGGTGGGACTTTCTGAGGCAAGGTGGTAGCAACACCACCGACTGCTCCTGCTGTGtctcttctttcattttctgtgtcTGTATCATCCGACTCGACTGAAAAGAGACTTCTGTGAGTATTACTTCTTTCGGCTTCTCTACTGCTACTTTGGTTGGCAACATCATCCCCATCTGCTGAGACCAAAGCCAAGGATCCAGAGTGACGTGACCTCGCAAAATTGAAAATTCGATTCCAAATGTTACTTGACCTGCCAGCAATGGGAAGTCTGATGGAGGTAAATCCAAGCTGAGATCGTACTGCCAGTCTCAGGTTCTCCAGAACTGAAGCCTAAATGAGGAGACAAGCAACAATCAACTGTTGACAGCATGCTGGCACCACCCTAACAAAAGAGCAGCTATTGTGCAAACCGGTATATAGCCACAAAGTTATATGTCAAGTGCTGTGTCTTTAACACTAAGGATCTGATGCATAGAGcaacagaatattttaaaaacaaagcaagcatgaAAAAGAAATCTACAAAAAAACATTATGAGCAGAGAACTAAATGAAAATATatggaagaagaagagaagaaggggtATAACATAGCAATGAAGAATATGAGGTATGCTTCTGTGCAATCAAAGGCCTCTAAACAAAGGCAAAGTCAAAGTCAAGGCACTACAACCTGGATATGAAACACTGATTACAGAGAAGTGCATCCACAGATCCAGTGCAGGCCCACTACAGCAGGTATGCAAGATCTGTTACATACAATCTTACCAAGAAAATAAAGTACTCTCCCTGTGGACTTTAGAGTACAGTATACAGAGACATGACTCAAAAACTTTAGGATTTAAAGACAAAAGCTTCTAGAAAGGCTTAACAGAGGTGACCTTTCCTTGTCCACTATATAGTGCACCCTAAAATGGGCTGCCTAGAATAGAGCATAAAATTAAATACCCGCTTACTAGTTTGATACTTTTCCCCATTCAGATGTAATTAGTTAATTCtagttttaaaatgctttactAAAATACCTTATGTATATTCTAACCCATACATTTCCCAAATCTGGTATATATTTTCTAGTCGATCAGTTACAGAACTATACATGCCTGAATTTTTCTGCTTAAAACCTTGTCTAACGGTTAACTGGTAAGGTAATACAAACATATTAACACTTTTGCCATGGGGGTCCCTTACTCAAGCTCATAGAAACAGTGCCTCAGCTAAGTAGTTCAATTCTAAAaacctgaaaggaaggaaatgctATAGAACAAGAAAATGCCAATGAAAGTTAAAGATACTTTATTTCCAGCTTTTTAATATTCAAGTGGTCTGCCTGCTATTTTGGAATCTCACCTGATTTGGTGAACAAACAGGAAAATCTTCAACTGGTGGAATTAAACCCTGGGCAATTAACTGTCCATAGGATGGAGGAGCTTCCCTTCTCAATAGTTCAGCTTCAACCCTTGACAAATGAGTTTCAAATGATCttttgaagagaaaagaaatgtcaTAATACATAAGATTATgatgtatatatgtatttaaaacTACACTGACTATTAATCTGAAATTACACATTTCAGAAGAAGTTTTCTTAATTTAGTTGACATTTAATTGACAAGAAATATAGAGTAAATCCTTGCAGTCATTCCTGAGGGTATGTCCAGCTGagacaagaacaacaaaaggaatccaacaaaaaaataaataaaaaaaacccaccaaaaatcaaaccaaccaaccaaccaaaaaaaccctaccatGGGCTACACACAGAACATACCACAAGAGATATTTGTATTGTTTTCTAAACATTGGAGGTTCTTTAATTCTGGTATGAAATAGTCTACAACAGAATAAACATGCTGTTAAATAAAGAATTAATTTTACTGCAGAAAAGGCAGCTTCtccacacttctttttttctggtagcATCTGAAAACTCAACTTTGAATAGTTAAGTGATCAAAATACTTCTATTCCCTTTTAACTAACCTCTTTTTACTGCcagagaacaacaaaaaaagaacaatgctGTTAGAAATCATATGCAACAACAACTGTATGTCAATAAAACTGTTTCAAGTTAAAATACTCTAAAATTAAGTTCCCAAGGCCATCTGGTCTACTCACCTTCGCTCAAACATCCTGAGTGAGTACAATTTACAAGTACATCCCAGTGCAATGACAAGCAGCAATCCACAAATAAGACTCCCAATGACAGCTGCGGTTATTACTCTAGTAGGCACAATAACTGGGCAATTCTCTTCATCACTGCCATCACCACAGTCATCTTGGGAATCACACACCCAGCTCTCAAACACACAGCGGTTGTTTTTACAGTGGAAATTGCCCGGCTGACAGAAGAAGCAATTCTTCTCATCTGAGCCGTTAGGGCAATGGTTCTGGTAGTTGCAGCGATCTGACCGAGGGTAGCAAACGCCGTTCCGAGAGCAGGGAAACTCATCTCTTTGGCACATGGTGCAGTTGGTCTCATCCCTTCCATTTGGACAGTGCCAGTAGCCATCACAGCGCTGCTGCTCGGTGTAGCAACCCCAGTTACCACCGCATGGGATTTCCCAGGGCAAACAGAAGCCATCGACTTGATAGGTGGCATTGAATCCTCTTGCAGCGTTCACTTTGTCAGCACAAAAATGCACTCTTATCTGTCCTGAGGATGAAACAACTGTGAGGGGAGCATGAGAGTCAAATGCTGTTAGTACACGCAAGAGCCTCCGTGGGTTCTCCTCTAATCCATCATAGATTTTGACGTAGTCTCCATAACCTGTACCATCGAGTTTAAAGTCGGTGAACCGCAAAATCACTTTGCGATGGTCACCGGTGTCTATCAGCCAGGTGCAGTTGCTTCCAGGTGGATAGAAGTCAGGATAGTTGGGAGAATTGAAAGTACCATAAAAGTAATTTAACTTCTGCCCGCATGTTGGCACAGCACAGTCTATTTCATCTACCAGGTCAAGACAATCAATGTTGCCATCACATTTCAAGGATTCTGGAAGGCAGGTGTAAAGCTTGGTGAAGCGAGACAGACACCGTAACTGAGTGCCTGGACAAGGCTGGAAAGAAGCAGCTGTTGGAGGACTAGCTTTGGCACAGATTTCTTCATCCGAGTTGTCTCCACATTCATTCATGTTATTGCATTTCCAACTTTCTGGAATGCACTTCCCATTAGCACAATGAAACTGGTCACAGTCACAGTTTGGTTCATCAGATTTccctgaaagggaaaaaaaagtaaaaaattataaaaatattaactttTTCCAATGCAGCACTTCATGGCTTGTGTCACACATATGCTGCACCAGGTAGTTCAGAATGGCAGAACAACTGTTTAAAGCCTCTGTAAATCATTACAACTTTCAGTAAGTTTCAAGATAATTCAGTTTTTTCAAGTTGAAATTGTCAGGACATAAGCATGAGCCTGACCCTTAACTGCTTTCAGTCAGGTAACTTGAACCTAAACAAGAAGGTAATGCTCATTTAgaatgactgaaaaaaaccccagaaatcTGTCTTCTAAGGTGCTAGAAAGAAGTcagaaaaatactgtttctcTCCTCCATCACTCAAAACATACACACATTTTGTCCTAGAGTACTAGTCACCTCCTCAAATTCTTGTAATAGCAGTCAGACCTCTCTCCTGGTTTTGTAGTCTCCACCAACCAAAGAGAAACCTCCGTCCTCACCTCTTCCCACAGCTCCTGACTCTCCACAGCAACCAAGAGGAGAGTGTAGCAAATGCAACAACACATGCTTGCCTGAACACAAAATTACACTTCAAAAGTTAATGATGCAAGTAATGGTGTAAAAAACATGGAAGCATGTGtgggcttttttggtttgttttttggttttgttttgggttttgttgccttcttggattttttttgttggtcagcttgtgggttttggttttgttttgtttgggttttgttttgggttttttttctttgtttggttttgcttttaaattctgggggtgggggaaataaaaattagaaGAGGTGGAGGGACATCTTTATTTATGAAAATGTAATTTACTGGCTACTACCACACTTCTAATATCAAGAATAGTTTTTTCAGGGTGTCATTAGTACAGTTCAAACCACGTTAAACATGGAAGGATGGCTGTGAAACAAGCTGTTTGAGCTCTGAATCAAATACCACTGTGTCATTTTAAATCACTGCCATTCCTAAAGACCAAGGTACAGACTGTAAAATTGGCTAtaaaagaaactgcagcagtcAATGCTCCAAAAAAACTTTACAAAATCTGCATTGCTGTCCTGGTTTCAGAAAATGCAACAAAACTGAGCTATGTATCATTTGAAACATACCAGCAAAGTAGGCTAATCTGAAGCCTTTCCTGGAGATGCTATCATCTGAATGAAATCTGATCAAAACGTGATCCTGTGTAGAGATGTATGGTGAAGGAATGGAGGAGCCACATGCTCTATAGCCTTCGATATTCTTGTAGCTTCCAATTGTTAACCAATCTGAGCTGCATCGTCGTGATCCCTCAACATCAAAATCTTGAAAGCTGGggacaaaaagcaacaaaacctgGTCAAAATTGGTACTGAACTGGATATTACACAACCAAGATGATGAATCGCTAACACACCAAAATGGAAATTAGCTGTAAGACCTTCTCTGGTCTGAAATATAAAGAGCAGCTTCTCTACCTATGTAAGAATAGGACTTAACCTTGTGGTCACAATTCTTTTAGGAGCACAGCAAAAATTGACTCTATTAACCAAAATATTCCTCAGTTTTGCTATAAAAATCACATTAAGCCTTCATCtaaaagaaatcaaataatTCTGTTCATGCACTTGTCTTCATGAATCTCATTTAATGACATTCATATATTACCAAGTGGTTTTATTTAACCCAAACATCATCAGAACTTGAGCTAATGGTACACTTAACTAAGGCTATGACTTGATGTTATAAATACAAATGAACTGTTCAAAGCTGTGATTTCAGGTAAGATTTGCTCCCACTTACACACTACTCAGTTATGCAATGGGTATGTCATGAAATGCCATGGTGTGGCTACAGCTATATCATGACTTAATGAAGTGTGAAGGAGAAACAGTCTGGGCAAAATAGGTCAGTACAGAAAACAGCAGTAAACCAGAAATGAAATGTGAAACATAGATGAGTGGAAGAAAATAAtgtgagaataaaaaaaaaagttgtaggAAGAATAAACTGTATGAGGAAATTCAGAAAGCATTCTTAGTAGATGAACAGCTCTGTCTATTTTACACTGCATTTATGCCAGTTTAATATTTAGTAGAAAgactttaaattaaaaaatagaacTTCAAAAGAGTATCTGATGTCAAAGCAATTATTTCATAATGTCTTCACAGCCTGCTTCTTAGGTCAGCAGGTCTGGACTGGAAACTGAAGTAACTCTGCAGTTAATGCATCTTCATGATCAGCCTGTGAAGCAGTACTAATTTGTGTCTTGATGCTAAAACAAGACTTGATTTCCCTTGTGACAGAAATGGAGAATGAACTGATGAGAACCTGAGCTGATGATACCACTTTTATATTACTTCCTTTTAAATACAGGCACATGAAACTGAGGAGCACGCTGCACCAAAACTCGGTGTTTCCGAAACCAATCATATCTGTTGATTCACTATTTATACCTTGTCACTTTTAAGCACCACAAGACTTTATAGCAATGGAGCAGTATAGAATTTCCCCTacacatattttttaaatgcaaaacttTTGTATTTCAGACATGTTAAGAAGAAATCAAATAAATGACCACACAAGAGCTTTTTTCTAGTTGCCAACTCGCCAGCTGAAAACAAATGTGACATGACTGTGCAAAGAGCAATTCAGATAAAAGGAAGGGCAGAAAGCAGTGAGAACAGAAATCATACATttacaggaaagaaggaagaaattggtATATATACAACTGGCAGCTACAAATGTCTGGACAGTATTTCTGTAATCCATGTGGCTAATACAGGAGCAGTGCTTTACCTTATAGTAATGATCTCCCCTGGCTTTGCATGGATGTACCAGCTACAGTTGATTCGGGAAGGATACTCAGAGGGCCACCCCGGACTTGTGATTGTTCCACTTGGTGATCGAATTTGTTCTGGAATATCTCCACAAgctaaaaaataatcaaaagcaACTTGAttaatgcctttaaaaaaaaaaaaaaatcaatcaacaCTTATGAGGGAAAATATCATAGAGCTAGATGAGGTTTATTTATTGCTAATAAAAACAATGTCTAAAGG
This genomic window contains:
- the LRP12 gene encoding low-density lipoprotein receptor-related protein 12 codes for the protein MAPWGRAEGSPTWRSAQLLILVVSCCGNGALAEHSENVHISGVSTACGDIPEQIRSPSGTITSPGWPSEYPSRINCSWYIHAKPGEIITISFQDFDVEGSRRCSSDWLTIGSYKNIEGYRACGSSIPSPYISTQDHVLIRFHSDDSISRKGFRLAYFAGKSDEPNCDCDQFHCANGKCIPESWKCNNMNECGDNSDEEICAKASPPTAASFQPCPGTQLRCLSRFTKLYTCLPESLKCDGNIDCLDLVDEIDCAVPTCGQKLNYFYGTFNSPNYPDFYPPGSNCTWLIDTGDHRKVILRFTDFKLDGTGYGDYVKIYDGLEENPRRLLRVLTAFDSHAPLTVVSSSGQIRVHFCADKVNAARGFNATYQVDGFCLPWEIPCGGNWGCYTEQQRCDGYWHCPNGRDETNCTMCQRDEFPCSRNGVCYPRSDRCNYQNHCPNGSDEKNCFFCQPGNFHCKNNRCVFESWVCDSQDDCGDGSDEENCPVIVPTRVITAAVIGSLICGLLLVIALGCTCKLYSLRMFERRSFETHLSRVEAELLRREAPPSYGQLIAQGLIPPVEDFPVCSPNQASVLENLRLAVRSQLGFTSIRLPIAGRSSNIWNRIFNFARSRHSGSLALVSADGDDVANQSSSREAERSNTHRSLFSVESDDTDTENERRDTAGAVGGVATTLPQKVPPTTAIEATVGACGSSSAQSSSSSNPDGGREVTGAEPPSSSPARHQLSSALSRMTQGLRWVRFTLGRSSSVNQNQSPLRQLDNGVSGREEDDDVEMLIPISDVASDFDVNDCSRPLLDLSSDQGPGLRQPYSATHHGVRSCSRDGPCESCGIVHTAQIPDTCLEATVKNETSDDEALLLC